In a genomic window of Akkermansia massiliensis:
- a CDS encoding Hsp70 family protein, whose amino-acid sequence MSENTKIKVYGIDLGTTYSAISHVGDSGNVEIINNPDGGSITASAVFFEDGGIVVGEGAKESAYTDPDNFVHLIKREMGTTWRKTFLDKEHSPESISSLILKYMVKGAEMSGHEVKDVVITCPAYFNEAERMATKAAGELAKLNVLAVVDEPIAAAISYGMGITGNDQGETQETRQIIVYDLGGGTFDVTVVEISPKGVKVICSDGDHKLGGADWDAALRDLLLEKLLIENPEAGDLMADPETRAALITTVEKTKMSLSQKETATARITCCDGSKSKVSVTREEFNEATQPLLNRTIEFTDAMIAMAREKTGVEKIDEFLLVGGSTYMPQVMEMVNSRYKDTLRVEPKLYEPNHAVSKGAALYGNNKAIRDLYEKVLKDLKEKNPDTPTGKLEDEANKKVADEFSLAPETIETAVNTEMITVASKSIGIRVKNKEGKFVCYNLIEKQNEVPCNNTQAFPVSAANAATLPLIVYSNNIVGKQADLDCCLELGKATMELTPGLPAGAPIEVTFALDPEGRLELTARDVTNDKKIVVPFQVEGVLSEEERKKLEEVVADLEMVD is encoded by the coding sequence ATGAGCGAAAACACTAAAATCAAAGTATACGGTATCGATCTGGGTACCACGTATTCCGCCATTTCCCATGTGGGCGACAGCGGCAATGTTGAAATCATCAATAACCCGGACGGCGGTTCCATTACAGCTTCCGCCGTCTTCTTTGAAGATGGCGGTATTGTCGTCGGGGAAGGTGCCAAGGAATCCGCCTATACCGATCCGGATAACTTTGTCCACCTGATCAAGCGTGAAATGGGAACAACCTGGCGTAAAACTTTCCTGGATAAGGAACATTCTCCCGAATCCATTTCTTCCCTCATTCTTAAATACATGGTGAAAGGCGCTGAAATGAGCGGCCACGAAGTAAAGGATGTCGTCATCACGTGCCCTGCCTATTTCAATGAAGCCGAACGCATGGCCACGAAAGCAGCCGGCGAACTGGCAAAACTCAATGTACTGGCCGTTGTGGACGAGCCCATTGCCGCAGCTATTTCCTACGGAATGGGGATAACCGGAAACGATCAGGGAGAAACACAGGAGACAAGGCAGATCATCGTCTATGACCTGGGCGGCGGTACGTTCGACGTGACCGTCGTGGAGATTTCTCCCAAGGGAGTAAAGGTCATTTGCTCCGATGGAGATCACAAGCTGGGGGGGGCTGACTGGGATGCCGCTCTGCGTGACCTGTTGCTTGAAAAGCTTCTCATAGAAAACCCCGAGGCAGGTGACCTGATGGCCGACCCGGAAACCAGGGCTGCCTTGATCACGACAGTGGAAAAGACAAAAATGAGTCTCAGCCAGAAAGAAACAGCTACTGCCCGCATTACCTGCTGCGACGGCAGCAAGAGCAAGGTGAGTGTGACTCGGGAGGAATTCAATGAAGCGACTCAGCCTCTGCTTAACCGTACGATAGAATTCACGGATGCCATGATTGCCATGGCTCGTGAAAAAACAGGTGTGGAAAAAATAGATGAATTCCTGCTGGTCGGCGGTTCTACCTATATGCCGCAGGTGATGGAGATGGTTAACAGCCGCTACAAGGACACTTTGAGGGTAGAGCCCAAACTGTATGAGCCCAACCATGCTGTTTCCAAGGGCGCTGCCCTCTATGGGAATAATAAGGCTATCAGGGATCTTTATGAAAAGGTTCTTAAAGATCTGAAGGAAAAAAATCCCGATACCCCGACAGGAAAACTCGAAGACGAGGCAAATAAGAAAGTTGCAGACGAATTTTCGTTGGCACCTGAAACGATTGAAACTGCGGTTAACACCGAGATGATTACGGTGGCTTCCAAAAGTATCGGTATTCGGGTGAAGAACAAGGAAGGTAAATTTGTCTGTTACAACCTGATCGAAAAACAGAATGAAGTTCCTTGTAACAATACTCAAGCTTTCCCTGTTTCTGCCGCTAATGCAGCCACTCTGCCTCTCATCGTCTATTCCAATAACATTGTGGGAAAACAGGCGGATCTGGACTGTTGCCTGGAACTTGGTAAAGCAACCATGGAATTGACTCCCGGCTTGCCCGCAGGGGCTCCTATTGAAGTAACATTCGCGCTGGATCCTGAAGGCCGGCTCGAATTGACTGCCCGGGATGTTACTAATGACAAGAAAATTGTTGTGCCCTTCCAGGTAGAAGGAGTCCTCAGTGAAGAAGAACGGAAAAAGCTGGAGGAAGTTGTAGCCGATCTGGAGATGGTCGATTAA
- the grpE gene encoding nucleotide exchange factor GrpE: MTNQNNPEDCISECIFESAEENIIIENSGMEGSSVPETASEQEDQPESPQEMEPEEGPVSEVELRQEFTPESKTGSDAEAESSPESVPAAVPEEIASDTHSETSPELESSPEAAPDSSPQSVIEEPTPHQATADQTPILNILTTLQSQISSLQEEFNSKMRYDASKKEIIDRQYQELDAYRREIHEKLNKAIVMDLIAEIDGAERSAEHYSALEATPENYAKLQKLVLAHAEDLRDLLENNDIDSFRTEAGAAFNHKRHSVLKTVVTDDPSLAKTIQASLRWGFEKDGKVIRPEKVAVYVLATE, translated from the coding sequence ATGACTAACCAGAATAATCCAGAAGACTGCATCAGCGAATGCATATTTGAATCAGCTGAAGAAAATATCATAATAGAAAATTCCGGTATGGAAGGTTCTTCCGTTCCGGAAACCGCTTCGGAGCAGGAGGATCAACCGGAATCTCCACAGGAAATGGAGCCGGAAGAAGGCCCCGTCTCCGAAGTCGAGCTGCGGCAGGAATTCACACCGGAGAGCAAAACCGGATCAGATGCTGAAGCGGAATCCTCACCAGAGTCTGTTCCTGCAGCCGTGCCGGAGGAAATTGCGTCAGATACTCATTCGGAGACAAGCCCTGAATTGGAATCCTCTCCGGAAGCTGCCCCGGATTCTTCTCCTCAGTCCGTCATTGAAGAGCCAACCCCTCACCAGGCGACAGCTGACCAGACTCCCATACTGAATATCCTGACCACCCTGCAATCGCAAATATCCAGCCTTCAGGAAGAGTTCAACAGCAAAATGCGCTATGACGCCTCCAAAAAGGAAATCATTGACAGGCAATATCAGGAACTCGATGCCTACCGCCGTGAAATACATGAAAAACTCAACAAGGCTATCGTGATGGATCTTATTGCTGAGATCGACGGTGCGGAACGAAGCGCCGAACATTACAGCGCTCTGGAAGCCACTCCGGAAAACTATGCCAAGCTCCAGAAACTGGTCCTGGCCCATGCCGAAGACCTGCGCGACCTGCTCGAAAACAACGACATCGATTCCTTTCGTACCGAAGCAGGGGCCGCTTTCAATCACAAACGCCACAGCGTACTCAAGACCGTTGTGACCGACGATCCTTCCCTGGCCAAAACCATTCAGGCCTCTTTGCGCTGGGGATTCGAAAAAGACGGAAAAGTCATCCGCCCCGAAAAAGTAGCCGTCTACGTACTGGCAACGGAATAA
- a CDS encoding zinc ribbon domain-containing protein encodes MKKRNYFEILNLSLDPLETNVDNALARLKQCTAEWSSAPQDDVLRKTWMEAVPEMEKVLSNPQSLQKQAEEALKNEQKRVRNFLQNAAVDGQISRVIFRNICNNVQLEIDSVSSLADELGIVISSQAVDKSCKALRVPPQPANGHPVYLISASRDIQKLKCCLEAAGKASIYEYLNCKNSLSPEQLLKINSDKSREPNKGGSANNPINTIKVEITTIGAKYFKNEESKKRYDYAWRGQEICERVFAAFPNYVEGSPGTISPIYYTRLYDTLCAEGLDAADAQWLVYRRCCQGKDKVPFPWQEQFTECSKCKSRNEANSSRCSQCGELFRIMCPKCGKPIHASSPQCRQCGTYFDAARKVYESLEKCGNSLKGSSEELDTAQKEIQGILRTYPDYVPARALLDELGKARTAKLLDTLEPPVIKSVRASGKELEIVWLKARHQGNELDRLPDANGTPINYMLRRKRNGIPVSPDDGEELGGGAASPCTDKLAKPGVEYGYAVFAVVNKRILKGLAGGKGMVLPEADFHVSMGDGSARLTWCALPEGWSATLIRKEGGEPESINDGTRLPVDGGSNSFHDTGLTNGREYGYLLVLYGSGHELTAHGSGTPQLPPPRLELDQWNYKCLGTDIRIHWELPSGADEVRWMVSDKVPITPGSIVTANRFKTVGETDKDAQVTILREINLCGKFLIPLVIKGDTALICTGRHGGLQNLRLRRNPGRIYLQWTWPEGCSEVTIVYGNKSFVENPDDLNANEIRTSKRNGSEQAHELIIPVMEDKDYYFSVFMQVGHTSSSSWSAPRNVYSPAPGGGNRVNCRIAKRGQGWVFEVKSKKGIPAMEVRCARRVFPLSRQDGKKALAVEASGQSRASVSIPDNMVATGNCFMPFVSEDSHYDLIFNRKSLSIE; translated from the coding sequence ATGAAAAAAAGAAATTACTTTGAAATCCTGAATTTATCCCTCGATCCTCTGGAGACCAATGTTGACAACGCATTGGCCAGGCTCAAGCAATGCACTGCCGAGTGGAGCAGCGCCCCTCAGGATGATGTTTTGAGGAAGACATGGATGGAAGCCGTTCCCGAGATGGAAAAGGTTCTTTCAAATCCTCAATCTCTTCAAAAGCAGGCAGAAGAAGCCCTGAAGAATGAACAAAAACGAGTCAGAAATTTCCTGCAAAACGCCGCTGTCGACGGTCAGATTTCCAGGGTAATCTTCCGGAACATCTGCAATAATGTACAGCTGGAAATAGATTCGGTTTCCTCTCTTGCCGATGAACTGGGCATTGTCATCAGCAGTCAGGCGGTTGACAAATCATGTAAAGCTCTCAGGGTCCCTCCCCAACCGGCAAACGGCCATCCTGTATACCTGATTTCTGCGTCTCGCGATATTCAGAAATTGAAATGTTGCCTGGAAGCTGCGGGAAAAGCTAGTATTTATGAGTATCTGAATTGCAAGAATTCTCTTTCGCCCGAGCAACTGCTCAAAATCAATTCGGATAAGAGCAGAGAACCCAACAAGGGTGGATCCGCCAATAATCCGATCAATACCATTAAGGTAGAGATTACGACTATTGGCGCCAAATACTTCAAGAACGAAGAATCAAAGAAACGTTACGATTACGCATGGCGGGGGCAGGAAATTTGCGAACGTGTGTTTGCTGCCTTTCCAAACTATGTGGAGGGTTCACCCGGTACCATATCGCCCATATACTACACCAGGTTATACGATACCCTATGCGCCGAGGGGCTGGATGCCGCAGACGCGCAGTGGCTGGTATACCGCCGGTGTTGTCAGGGCAAGGACAAGGTTCCTTTCCCGTGGCAGGAACAATTCACGGAGTGCTCGAAGTGCAAGTCCAGAAATGAAGCCAACAGCAGCCGATGTTCTCAATGCGGTGAATTATTCCGTATCATGTGTCCGAAATGCGGAAAGCCCATTCATGCTTCAAGCCCACAATGCCGTCAGTGCGGCACCTACTTTGATGCTGCCCGGAAAGTGTATGAAAGTCTGGAAAAATGCGGAAATAGTCTTAAGGGAAGCAGTGAAGAACTGGATACGGCTCAGAAAGAAATACAAGGGATTCTGCGTACCTACCCGGATTATGTGCCGGCCCGTGCGCTTCTGGATGAACTGGGAAAAGCCAGAACAGCCAAATTGCTGGATACGCTGGAACCTCCGGTCATCAAGAGTGTGCGGGCATCAGGAAAAGAGCTGGAAATCGTCTGGCTCAAGGCTCGCCATCAAGGAAATGAACTTGACCGCCTGCCGGATGCCAACGGTACTCCGATCAATTACATGCTGCGTCGCAAACGCAATGGGATTCCCGTTAGTCCGGATGATGGAGAAGAGCTTGGCGGCGGTGCGGCCTCTCCTTGTACGGACAAGCTGGCAAAACCTGGCGTGGAATATGGCTACGCCGTTTTTGCCGTAGTGAACAAGCGCATTCTAAAGGGCCTTGCGGGCGGCAAGGGCATGGTGCTGCCGGAAGCGGATTTCCATGTTTCCATGGGGGATGGCAGCGCCCGGCTCACATGGTGCGCATTACCGGAAGGGTGGTCTGCCACTCTCATCCGAAAAGAAGGGGGAGAACCTGAATCCATCAATGATGGCACACGCCTGCCGGTCGATGGAGGCAGTAACAGTTTTCATGATACCGGATTGACCAATGGCCGGGAGTACGGATATCTGCTGGTATTGTATGGCAGCGGACACGAATTAACCGCCCATGGTTCCGGTACGCCTCAACTTCCCCCGCCGAGACTGGAACTTGACCAGTGGAATTACAAATGTTTGGGAACAGATATCCGTATTCATTGGGAACTGCCTTCCGGCGCTGATGAAGTGCGCTGGATGGTTTCCGACAAAGTGCCGATTACCCCAGGCAGCATAGTAACAGCCAATCGTTTCAAAACAGTCGGAGAAACCGACAAGGATGCCCAGGTTACCATACTTCGAGAAATCAATCTCTGCGGGAAGTTCCTCATTCCTCTGGTGATCAAGGGTGATACTGCTCTCATATGTACGGGCCGGCACGGCGGATTGCAAAATCTTCGCCTGCGCAGAAATCCAGGCCGAATATACCTCCAATGGACCTGGCCGGAAGGCTGCAGCGAAGTGACCATAGTCTATGGAAACAAATCATTCGTTGAAAATCCGGATGACTTGAACGCCAATGAGATACGTACTTCCAAACGTAACGGCTCCGAACAAGCACATGAGCTCATTATTCCCGTCATGGAAGACAAGGATTATTATTTTTCCGTTTTCATGCAAGTGGGGCATACGTCCTCTTCAAGCTGGTCTGCCCCGCGCAACGTGTATTCTCCCGCTCCGGGCGGAGGGAACAGGGTGAACTGCCGGATAGCTAAACGTGGTCAAGGGTGGGTATTTGAAGTAAAAAGCAAAAAAGGCATTCCTGCCATGGAGGTACGGTGCGCTCGTCGCGTATTTCCTCTTTCCAGACAGGATGGGAAGAAAGCTCTGGCAGTTGAAGCCTCCGGACAATCCCGGGCATCAGTCTCCATTCCGGATAACATGGTTGCAACCGGTAATTGCTTCATGCCCTTTGTATCT
- a CDS encoding tyrosine-type recombinase/integrase — protein sequence MNEELTENLIAKELLKKVDLTQCDLARLVLEAIENLGNLARGLNRVELIVLLRNTLQKGVSVVKSATHTVTLEVAAWASVDARKDLRPSSKRDLRHFVRRILRVEGIAQLPLRSMTPIQCKKILETAFGSSPSSYTKGRVILHSIFTYGIRQEWCDVNPVIRIEVPKIKERYIEPLSLKDVEKLKEATTRPEFRNMRFSLNLMLYAGIRPTEVSRLQKTDFQWDERLVIVRSTVSKTGGGRAVPLRGIHNIRKKDRYIPRNWKRKWKALRRVAGFQSNWVPDICRHTFASYHAAYFRNLSELQMEMGHRDTSLLRSRYMAPVLRKDAAAFWREAK from the coding sequence ATGAATGAAGAACTCACTGAAAATCTCATTGCAAAAGAATTACTGAAGAAGGTCGACCTTACACAGTGCGATTTGGCTCGTCTTGTACTAGAAGCTATTGAAAATCTGGGGAATTTGGCTCGGGGGCTCAACCGGGTAGAACTGATTGTTCTTCTGCGCAACACGTTGCAAAAAGGAGTGTCCGTTGTAAAATCTGCCACTCATACAGTCACTTTGGAAGTAGCAGCCTGGGCAAGTGTCGATGCCCGGAAGGATTTGAGGCCGTCATCGAAAAGAGACTTGCGCCATTTCGTTCGTCGGATTCTACGTGTCGAGGGTATTGCCCAATTGCCTTTGCGTTCCATGACTCCTATTCAATGCAAGAAAATTTTAGAGACGGCATTCGGTTCAAGTCCAAGCAGTTATACGAAGGGTCGCGTCATTCTTCACAGCATATTTACTTACGGCATTCGCCAGGAATGGTGTGATGTAAACCCGGTAATCCGCATTGAAGTGCCCAAGATAAAAGAAAGGTACATTGAGCCGCTTTCCCTGAAGGATGTGGAAAAACTGAAGGAAGCAACTACACGCCCCGAATTCAGGAATATGCGTTTTTCCTTGAATTTGATGCTTTACGCCGGAATCAGGCCGACTGAGGTAAGCCGTTTGCAGAAAACTGACTTCCAATGGGATGAGCGTCTGGTAATCGTGCGGTCTACCGTCAGTAAGACTGGCGGCGGCAGAGCCGTACCTCTAAGAGGGATTCACAATATCAGGAAGAAAGACCGCTATATTCCTCGAAATTGGAAACGCAAATGGAAAGCTTTGCGCAGAGTTGCCGGTTTCCAGAGTAACTGGGTGCCCGATATTTGTCGCCACACGTTTGCAAGTTATCACGCTGCTTATTTCCGAAACCTGTCGGAGTTACAGATGGAAATGGGACACCGTGACACCTCACTATTGAGGAGCCGCTATATGGCTCCTGTTCTGCGAAAAGATGCTGCTGCGTTCTGGCGAGAAGCTAAATAG
- a CDS encoding Hsp70 family protein, with the protein MNRIAVGIDLGTTYSCVAYVGRDGRPQVLLNSEGERTTPSVVWFDDDRIVVGDEAKQEASMSPGEVCTFIKREMGSENYRFSCSKGSYRPEQVSACILRKLVNDASERLGQEIQDVVITCPAYFSHQEREATKAAGEIAGLNVLEILNEPTAAAMAYGLTQNHHAEERNILVYDLGGGTFDVTIINVSPKGLNVVCTDGNHHLGGKNWDEVMQGMLVDRLQMSSESAIDLLSDPAASQDMQLLAEKAKKTLTSRTEAQVSYKFEGEKLYAHITREEFDSETESLLQSTISGTKRALDIARGKGVNRIDEIILVGGSTYMPQVSVAVERELGITPISYDPDESVAKGAAISALAHLMREQIGDGFTLEADDTGEFTLETEGKLQELADDSGFTLEAVSNILTPCSNVCSRSFGQILLRYSDKVSRIYNLIYRNTNLPVEANMPSYTIEDNQSTVHIQVVDNLVEYPATPEEERKLNREGIDPNDARLIWEGNLPIQPGLPAESPIETVFKLDESGLLTIFSRDPASGQEIKGEVQTACTIPAEQLNAMRKELERATIE; encoded by the coding sequence ATGAACAGGATAGCCGTGGGAATTGATCTGGGCACAACATACAGCTGTGTGGCATATGTGGGCAGGGATGGCCGACCCCAGGTTTTGCTGAACAGTGAAGGCGAACGCACGACGCCTTCCGTTGTCTGGTTCGATGACGATCGAATTGTCGTAGGCGATGAAGCCAAGCAGGAGGCTTCCATGAGTCCCGGCGAAGTGTGTACCTTCATTAAACGCGAAATGGGTTCGGAGAACTACCGCTTTTCCTGTTCAAAGGGTTCTTACAGGCCGGAGCAGGTCTCGGCCTGCATTCTGCGTAAACTGGTGAATGATGCGTCCGAGCGTCTGGGTCAGGAAATTCAGGATGTGGTTATTACCTGTCCGGCCTACTTTTCCCATCAGGAGCGCGAAGCCACCAAGGCGGCCGGGGAGATTGCCGGCCTCAATGTTCTGGAAATACTCAATGAGCCCACTGCCGCCGCCATGGCCTATGGACTCACCCAAAACCACCATGCCGAAGAACGCAATATTCTGGTCTACGATTTGGGTGGAGGAACCTTCGACGTGACCATTATTAATGTTTCCCCCAAGGGACTGAATGTAGTCTGTACCGATGGCAATCATCACTTGGGTGGAAAAAACTGGGATGAAGTCATGCAAGGAATGCTGGTGGACCGTTTGCAGATGTCGTCGGAAAGCGCAATCGACCTCTTGTCTGACCCTGCCGCCAGTCAGGATATGCAGTTATTAGCTGAAAAGGCCAAGAAAACACTTACATCTCGTACAGAGGCACAGGTTTCCTATAAATTCGAAGGCGAAAAACTATACGCCCACATCACACGTGAAGAATTTGATTCAGAGACGGAATCCCTTCTTCAAAGTACAATCAGTGGAACGAAACGCGCCCTGGATATTGCCCGGGGAAAGGGAGTAAACAGAATCGATGAAATCATTCTGGTGGGAGGCAGTACCTACATGCCTCAGGTTTCCGTTGCAGTTGAAAGAGAATTGGGGATTACTCCCATTTCCTATGATCCGGACGAATCGGTAGCCAAGGGTGCAGCTATCTCCGCACTGGCTCATCTGATGCGCGAACAGATTGGAGATGGATTCACTCTAGAAGCAGACGATACCGGTGAATTTACGCTGGAAACGGAAGGGAAGCTTCAGGAGTTGGCGGATGACAGCGGATTTACCCTGGAAGCGGTCAGCAACATACTGACTCCATGTTCCAATGTATGCAGCCGCAGCTTCGGTCAAATTTTACTCCGTTACTCCGATAAGGTGTCGCGTATTTATAACCTCATTTACCGGAATACCAACCTGCCTGTCGAAGCAAACATGCCCAGTTATACTATTGAAGACAATCAAAGTACCGTACATATACAAGTAGTGGATAATCTGGTTGAATATCCAGCCACACCCGAAGAAGAGAGAAAACTCAATAGAGAAGGAATTGATCCCAACGACGCTCGTCTCATCTGGGAAGGAAATCTGCCTATTCAACCGGGACTCCCGGCTGAGTCTCCCATAGAAACCGTTTTCAAGCTGGATGAAAGCGGGCTGCTCACCATCTTCTCACGGGATCCTGCCTCCGGTCAGGAAATCAAAGGAGAAGTTCAGACGGCCTGTACAATTCCGGCGGAACAGCTGAACGCCATGAGGAAAGAGTTGGAGCGAGCTACCATCGAATAA
- a CDS encoding DUF6088 family protein: protein MKGSIRSQLREKIFSEKAKGEVITSSDFLAFWPRTAVDQALSRMARDGELKRILPGIYEIPATNKRFNLPVPTDPEQVAKAWARKNEARLLPNGIHAANALWLSDQMAGRYEYLTDRPSATVHVGGWKLRFKKTSPKLMRLSGSITGLVVQALRSLGRKSIDRDFVVTQLTKRLSDTEKEQLSRDMELVPVWMRPILQQVIAPPVSHE, encoded by the coding sequence ATGAAGGGGAGCATCAGGAGCCAGCTGAGGGAAAAAATATTTTCCGAGAAGGCAAAAGGAGAGGTTATTACCTCTTCCGATTTTCTTGCGTTCTGGCCCAGGACAGCAGTAGATCAAGCGCTTTCTCGCATGGCAAGGGATGGCGAGCTCAAGCGTATCCTTCCCGGTATCTATGAGATCCCAGCGACCAACAAGAGATTTAATTTGCCTGTACCAACTGACCCGGAACAGGTAGCGAAAGCCTGGGCAAGGAAAAATGAAGCTCGTCTTTTACCTAATGGAATCCATGCCGCTAACGCTTTGTGGCTTTCCGACCAAATGGCCGGGCGGTACGAGTATTTGACGGATCGACCTTCTGCAACGGTTCACGTAGGTGGATGGAAACTCCGCTTCAAGAAGACATCTCCGAAACTGATGCGCCTGTCGGGGAGTATTACGGGATTGGTCGTTCAAGCGTTGCGCTCGCTGGGCAGGAAGTCGATAGATCGTGATTTTGTGGTCACTCAATTAACCAAGCGGCTTTCCGATACGGAAAAGGAACAATTATCTCGTGATATGGAACTTGTTCCTGTATGGATGCGCCCCATTCTACAACAAGTCATAGCGCCCCCTGTCTCCCATGAGTGA
- a CDS encoding nucleotidyl transferase AbiEii/AbiGii toxin family protein: MSDFLGLPSEDRIFLCRHIGEQLGIIPSIVEKDFWVCRVLNILFREDSLNPYLCFRGGTSLSKAYKIIRRFSEDIDVALSPRFFTELGEEDKPTAFQSASQRDAKLRKIRPHYRRMMEHVLLPLMEERMKEMGIKNVHIELEDLSTARDPFVLLIHYPSLFEQNESLYIRPFVKIELSGRAQTEPSEARMVDSYIGEGFPEFSDSTEVRTISPFRTFWEKCFILHENNTRPHEGWNIKARLARHYYDAAALIRAGYVDKELFFDVRDKRKLYHWQTWVDYDTLLPSDLKLIPDSLELREKWQRDYEQTSAMLFDEPEPFDSLMSTINGIMNQDIG, from the coding sequence ATGAGTGATTTCCTTGGTCTCCCATCCGAAGATCGAATATTCCTGTGCCGCCACATTGGCGAGCAGCTGGGTATCATTCCTTCTATTGTTGAAAAGGATTTCTGGGTATGCCGGGTTCTGAATATCCTTTTTCGGGAAGACTCCTTGAATCCTTATCTATGCTTCAGAGGCGGGACGTCCCTCTCCAAAGCGTACAAGATCATACGCCGTTTCTCTGAGGATATCGATGTTGCGTTATCTCCCCGTTTCTTCACTGAACTGGGTGAAGAAGATAAGCCGACAGCGTTTCAATCCGCCAGCCAGAGGGATGCTAAATTGCGTAAGATTCGCCCCCACTACCGGAGGATGATGGAGCATGTTCTCCTGCCTCTCATGGAGGAGAGGATGAAAGAAATGGGAATCAAGAATGTGCATATCGAGTTGGAAGATCTGTCCACGGCCCGTGATCCATTTGTCCTCTTAATCCATTATCCATCCTTGTTCGAACAGAATGAAAGCCTCTACATTCGTCCTTTTGTCAAAATCGAATTGAGCGGGAGAGCTCAGACGGAACCATCCGAAGCCAGGATGGTCGATTCTTACATTGGGGAAGGATTTCCGGAGTTTTCAGATTCGACTGAAGTACGAACGATTAGCCCTTTCCGAACATTCTGGGAGAAGTGTTTCATTCTCCATGAGAATAATACCCGTCCGCATGAAGGATGGAATATCAAGGCCAGGCTGGCACGCCACTATTATGATGCGGCAGCCCTTATCCGAGCGGGATATGTTGATAAGGAGCTATTCTTCGATGTAAGGGACAAACGCAAGCTCTACCATTGGCAGACATGGGTCGATTACGATACATTGCTTCCCTCGGATTTGAAACTGATCCCGGATTCTCTTGAATTGCGAGAAAAATGGCAAAGGGACTACGAACAGACTTCTGCCATGCTCTTTGATGAGCCGGAGCCTTTTGATTCATTGATGAGCACGATCAATGGCATCATGAATCAAGACATAGGATGA
- a CDS encoding glycine zipper domain-containing protein produces MNNKHYFKKSFVLLMEAGVLTFGLGSCANMSDTTKTYAQATGIGAAGGAGVGALAGQAIGGDTKSTVIGAAIGGSIGAIAGWFWGDYVVQQKKEYASVEEQIRHSNQVMDKLIAQTKSRNAELAQSIANLKKEKRHLASSDVKTKSQKMTREVDKRISILNEEVTLARKAADNASGNQKIALRGKISTLSHEINSLAKHKKALSTLSA; encoded by the coding sequence ATGAACAACAAACATTACTTTAAGAAATCATTCGTATTACTCATGGAAGCCGGCGTACTAACCTTCGGTCTGGGTTCCTGTGCCAACATGTCAGATACAACAAAGACGTATGCTCAGGCTACGGGAATAGGAGCAGCTGGCGGAGCTGGTGTGGGAGCTCTGGCAGGTCAGGCTATAGGAGGTGATACTAAATCTACTGTTATCGGAGCTGCCATTGGGGGGAGCATTGGCGCAATCGCCGGCTGGTTCTGGGGGGATTACGTTGTCCAGCAGAAAAAAGAATACGCCAGTGTAGAAGAACAGATCAGACACAGCAATCAGGTTATGGACAAGCTCATTGCACAGACGAAATCCAGAAACGCGGAATTGGCTCAGTCTATTGCCAATCTGAAAAAAGAAAAAAGGCATCTCGCCTCTTCCGACGTCAAAACAAAATCACAAAAAATGACGAGGGAAGTAGATAAGCGCATTTCTATTCTCAATGAAGAAGTAACCCTGGCGCGAAAAGCAGCCGATAATGCTTCCGGCAATCAAAAAATCGCTCTGCGAGGCAAGATCAGCACGCTCAGTCATGAAATCAATTCTCTGGCAAAACACAAGAAAGCTCTTTCTACCCTTTCTGCATAA